The proteins below are encoded in one region of bacterium:
- a CDS encoding NADH-quinone oxidoreductase subunit N: MTAELSSFVSGWQAGWPAFLVGLTAFAVMFADLVSDGKDRDGLVIVGLIGLGITAAFSVSAWFGTGDPGGFQNTLRADRFGLFFTVVICAAAALTLLMSVEYLREHDLPAGDYHALVLLSTCGMVFMALANDLIVVFISLEVMSVGVYVLSGMLRGDKRSIEAAMKYFLLGAFASGFLLYGIAFFYGATGTTQLDGIAQVLARDGVGPMALLGIVLVTVGFGFKVALVPFQGWTPDVYEGAPTPVTAFMAVGVKAAAFAALVRVFATSLEAAAVDWTGILQVLAVLTMSVGNVAAIAQRSVKRMLAYSSIAHAGYALVGLVANSAEGGSAVLYYLAAYTAMNVGAFAVLIALGRRGEPNDDLDAMAGVGLRQPILGLSMTVFMLALAGFPPTAGFAGKFYLFSAAIDAGHVTLAIIGVLNSLVSVYYYLGVIVQMYMVEGTLVPVSPRSRPWLLWVIFASVVATFWLGVLPSGPMDAARAAFASLG, from the coding sequence ATGACGGCCGAGCTCTCCAGCTTCGTCAGCGGCTGGCAGGCCGGCTGGCCCGCCTTCCTCGTCGGCCTGACGGCGTTCGCGGTGATGTTCGCGGACCTGGTCAGCGACGGCAAGGATCGCGACGGGCTGGTGATCGTCGGGCTGATCGGGCTCGGCATCACGGCCGCGTTCAGCGTGAGCGCCTGGTTCGGCACGGGGGACCCCGGCGGGTTCCAGAACACGCTGCGGGCCGACCGCTTCGGCCTGTTCTTCACGGTCGTCATCTGCGCCGCGGCGGCGCTGACGCTGCTCATGTCGGTCGAGTACCTGCGCGAGCACGACCTGCCGGCCGGCGACTACCATGCGCTGGTGCTGCTCTCGACCTGCGGCATGGTCTTCATGGCGCTGGCGAACGACCTCATCGTCGTCTTCATCTCGCTCGAGGTCATGTCCGTGGGCGTCTACGTGCTCTCGGGCATGCTGCGCGGCGACAAGCGGTCGATCGAAGCCGCCATGAAGTACTTCCTGCTCGGGGCGTTCGCGAGCGGGTTCCTGCTCTACGGCATCGCGTTCTTCTACGGCGCGACCGGCACGACCCAGCTCGACGGCATCGCGCAGGTGCTCGCCCGCGACGGCGTCGGCCCGATGGCGCTGCTCGGGATCGTTCTCGTCACCGTGGGCTTCGGGTTCAAGGTGGCGCTGGTGCCGTTCCAGGGCTGGACGCCGGACGTCTACGAGGGCGCACCCACCCCGGTGACGGCCTTCATGGCGGTCGGCGTGAAGGCCGCGGCCTTCGCGGCGCTCGTGCGCGTGTTCGCCACCAGCCTCGAGGCGGCGGCGGTCGACTGGACCGGCATCCTCCAGGTGCTCGCGGTCCTCACCATGAGCGTCGGCAACGTCGCCGCGATCGCCCAGCGCAGCGTGAAGCGCATGCTCGCCTACTCGAGCATCGCGCACGCGGGCTACGCGCTGGTCGGTCTGGTCGCCAACTCGGCCGAGGGCGGCTCCGCGGTGCTGTACTACCTGGCCGCGTACACCGCGATGAACGTCGGCGCGTTCGCGGTGCTGATCGCGCTGGGTCGCCGCGGTGAGCCCAACGACGACCTCGACGCGATGGCCGGGGTCGGCCTGCGCCAGCCGATTCTCGGGCTGTCGATGACGGTGTTCATGCTCGCGCTCGCGGGCTTCCCACCGACGGCCGGCTTCGCGGGCAAGTTCTACCTCTTCAGCGCCGCCATCGACGCCGGCCACGTGACGCTGGCCATCATCGGCGTCCTGAACAGCCTGGTGTCGGTGTACTACTACCTCGGCGTCATCGTGCAGATGTACATGGTCGAGGGGACGCTGGTGCCGGTCTCGCCGCGCTCGCGACCGTGGCTCCTCTGGGTCATCTTCGCCTCGGTCGTGGCGACGTTCTGGCTCGGCGTGCTGCCGTCCGGGCCGATGGACGCAGCACGCGCCGCGTTCGCGTCGCTGGGGTAG
- a CDS encoding TonB-dependent receptor, with translation MEPDGQDMPAQRLPEVVVTAPPVLPDLREIDATGFATLIDTRSAPTRVETLADALSDSVGVQVRRFGGLGDFATVSVRGFSPRQVQVYLDGVPLSRAENETVDLSELPLDAVERVEVYRGTTPLRFAQAGPGGVVNVVSRRPGASPVTAASASYGSFETRKVDVTRSATVGDWDYLLFGHYMGTLGDFQYRDDVGTPENPDDDRELTRINNDFNLGSLTGRVGWRPQDGLQLALTTDTFGRNRGYPGRGFPQDANARRQTVRHLSRLDAIVEPSPGLPVRVDGSAFLLYQWQKFEDPLGPVIQLTSDVEDTSLVGGGQVVLESALGRHQLPSLLLAVSHETFGQTDQIGSRGAEPGRQPDRTRLRGTVGAEDRIVLLGERLWIVPGLRWEGFRDDAPPDPRLAPVLDASGVVTRSVWSPRLGIRGVPWPGVELLGNAGHYERVPSLQELFGLSGTVIGNPDLVPEKTLNWDLGFRLARETLGPGLTAASFEYAYFDNRIDDVIVVVPTSVSVFTSRNVAAARVRGHEVSAAVRLWDRVGLTANYTHQDAVDESGTFNDGNKLPGRPAHEAYARAELAWSPARPLPLGAWAARVWPGRLWLDANLIADNWLDTANTQLVAQRDIYGVGFELEPFAPLRIGFEVLNFTNDQTRDALDFPLPGRSFYGTVSWGF, from the coding sequence GTGGAGCCGGACGGGCAGGATATGCCGGCCCAGCGCCTGCCCGAGGTCGTGGTGACGGCGCCGCCGGTGCTCCCGGATCTGCGCGAGATCGACGCCACCGGCTTCGCGACGCTGATCGACACGCGCTCGGCCCCGACCAGGGTCGAGACGCTGGCGGACGCGCTCTCCGATTCGGTCGGCGTCCAGGTGCGCCGCTTCGGCGGCCTCGGCGACTTCGCCACCGTCTCGGTGCGCGGCTTCTCGCCGCGGCAGGTGCAGGTCTACCTCGACGGCGTGCCGCTCTCGCGGGCGGAGAACGAGACCGTCGACCTGAGCGAGCTGCCGCTCGACGCCGTCGAGCGCGTCGAGGTCTACCGCGGCACGACGCCGCTGCGCTTCGCGCAGGCCGGTCCCGGGGGCGTCGTCAACGTCGTCAGCCGCCGCCCCGGCGCGTCCCCGGTGACGGCGGCCAGCGCGTCGTACGGCTCGTTCGAGACCCGCAAGGTCGACGTCACCCGCAGCGCCACGGTCGGCGACTGGGACTACCTCCTGTTCGGCCACTACATGGGCACGCTGGGCGACTTCCAGTACCGCGACGACGTCGGCACGCCCGAGAACCCCGACGACGACCGCGAGCTCACCCGCATCAACAACGACTTCAACCTCGGCAGCCTCACCGGGCGGGTCGGCTGGCGGCCGCAGGACGGGCTCCAGCTCGCGCTCACGACCGACACCTTCGGGCGCAACCGCGGCTATCCCGGCCGCGGCTTCCCGCAGGACGCCAACGCCCGGCGCCAGACCGTGCGGCACCTCTCACGCCTCGACGCCATCGTCGAGCCGAGCCCGGGCCTGCCGGTGCGCGTCGACGGCAGCGCGTTCCTCCTCTACCAGTGGCAGAAGTTCGAGGACCCGCTCGGTCCGGTGATCCAGCTGACGAGCGACGTCGAGGACACGAGCCTCGTCGGCGGCGGCCAGGTGGTGCTCGAGAGCGCGCTCGGCCGCCACCAGCTGCCGTCGCTGCTGCTCGCCGTGAGCCACGAGACCTTCGGGCAGACCGACCAGATCGGCTCGCGCGGCGCCGAGCCCGGACGCCAGCCCGACCGCACCCGGCTGCGCGGCACCGTCGGCGCCGAGGACCGCATCGTGCTCCTCGGCGAGCGCCTGTGGATCGTGCCGGGGCTGCGTTGGGAGGGCTTTCGCGACGACGCGCCGCCCGATCCCCGGCTCGCCCCCGTCCTCGACGCGAGCGGCGTCGTCACCCGCAGCGTCTGGTCGCCGCGGCTCGGCATACGCGGGGTGCCCTGGCCGGGCGTGGAGCTGCTCGGCAACGCCGGCCACTACGAGCGCGTGCCGAGCCTCCAGGAGCTGTTCGGGCTTTCCGGCACGGTGATCGGCAACCCCGATCTGGTGCCCGAGAAGACGCTCAACTGGGACCTCGGCTTCCGCCTCGCCCGCGAGACGCTCGGGCCCGGTCTGACGGCGGCGTCGTTCGAGTACGCCTACTTCGACAACCGCATCGACGACGTCATCGTCGTCGTGCCGACCAGCGTCAGCGTGTTCACGAGCCGCAACGTCGCCGCCGCGCGTGTGCGCGGCCACGAGGTGTCCGCGGCCGTCCGCCTTTGGGATCGCGTCGGCCTCACGGCGAACTACACGCACCAGGACGCGGTCGACGAGAGCGGCACCTTCAACGACGGCAACAAGCTGCCGGGACGGCCGGCGCACGAGGCCTACGCGCGCGCGGAGCTGGCCTGGTCGCCGGCGCGTCCGCTGCCGCTCGGTGCCTGGGCGGCGCGGGTCTGGCCGGGCCGGCTCTGGCTCGACGCCAACCTGATTGCCGACAACTGGCTCGACACCGCCAACACCCAGCTCGTGGCCCAGCGCGACATCTACGGCGTCGGGTTCGAGCTCGAGCCGTTCGCGCCGCTGCGCATCGGCTTCGAGGTCCTGAACTTCACCAACGACCAGACCCGCGATGCGCTCGACTTCCCGCTGCCGGGGCGGTCGTTCTACGGCACGGTTTCCTGGGGATTCTAG
- the nuoK gene encoding NADH-quinone oxidoreductase subunit NuoK, which produces MTPEQLLGNAPPSWYLVLSAVLFAIGVVGVLVRRNLIVIFMCVELMLNAVNLSFVAFARAQGVMDGQVIVFFVMAVAAAEAAVGLAIMLQLFRVRETINADEVTTLRW; this is translated from the coding sequence ATGACGCCGGAGCAGCTCCTCGGGAACGCGCCGCCGTCTTGGTACCTCGTGCTCAGCGCCGTGCTCTTCGCCATCGGCGTGGTCGGCGTGCTCGTGCGCCGCAACCTGATCGTGATCTTCATGTGCGTCGAGCTCATGCTGAACGCGGTCAACCTGAGCTTCGTCGCCTTCGCGCGGGCGCAGGGCGTGATGGACGGGCAGGTCATCGTCTTCTTCGTGATGGCGGTGGCCGCCGCCGAAGCCGCCGTCGGCCTCGCGATCATGCTCCAGCTCTTCCGGGTCCGGGAGACCATCAACGCCGACGAGGTGACGACGCTCCGATGGTGA
- a CDS encoding ketopantoate reductase family protein: MRILVHGAGAVGSYFGALLARAGNDTVLVARGEHLEALQRRGLRVERPDGPLAAPTLRAVATPRDAFPEAAPDLVLVCVKSYDTAAAAAALAPVVAPETIVLSLQNGIENEESLAARLGLPPLLVGLTRIGVERTGPGVVRYTGRGEILFGEPGGRLSPRARRLGETLAGAGIPHQLRRDVLVVAWEKLAWNAGFNAVTTLVDQPVGPVVARAETCALVRRAMEETDAVAAALGIAVRRRRLDAVLAESASEMPDFPTSMLQDRRRGTRLEHDALNGAVVRAGERAGVAVPVNRLLLGLLAGLSVG; this comes from the coding sequence GTGCGCATCCTCGTCCATGGGGCCGGCGCGGTCGGCAGCTACTTCGGCGCGCTGCTCGCGCGCGCCGGCAACGACACCGTGCTGGTGGCGCGCGGCGAGCACCTGGAGGCGCTCCAGCGCCGCGGCCTGCGCGTCGAGCGGCCCGACGGCCCGCTCGCCGCCCCGACCCTGCGGGCCGTGGCCACGCCGCGCGACGCCTTCCCCGAGGCGGCGCCCGATCTGGTGCTGGTCTGCGTGAAGTCGTACGACACGGCGGCGGCCGCGGCGGCGCTGGCCCCGGTCGTCGCGCCCGAGACGATCGTCCTCTCGCTGCAGAACGGGATCGAGAACGAGGAGTCGCTCGCCGCCCGCCTCGGCCTGCCGCCGCTCCTCGTCGGCCTCACCCGCATCGGCGTCGAGCGGACCGGACCGGGCGTCGTGCGCTACACGGGCCGCGGCGAGATCCTGTTCGGCGAGCCCGGCGGCCGCCTCTCGCCGCGCGCCCGCCGTCTCGGCGAGACGCTCGCCGGCGCCGGCATCCCCCACCAGCTGCGGCGCGACGTCCTCGTCGTCGCCTGGGAGAAGCTGGCGTGGAACGCCGGCTTCAACGCGGTGACGACCCTCGTCGATCAGCCGGTCGGCCCGGTCGTCGCCCGCGCCGAGACCTGCGCCCTCGTGCGTCGTGCCATGGAGGAGACCGACGCCGTCGCCGCCGCGCTCGGCATCGCCGTCCGCCGCCGCCGTCTCGACGCCGTGCTCGCCGAGAGCGCGAGCGAGATGCCAGACTTCCCGACCTCGATGCTCCAGGACCGCCGTCGCGGCACGCGCCTCGAGCACGACGCGCTCAACGGGGCCGTCGTCCGGGCCGGGGAGCGCGCCGGCGTGGCGGTGCCGGTCAACCGCCTGCTCCTCGGCCTCCTCGCCGGGCTGTCCGTCGGCTAG
- a CDS encoding LemA family protein, protein MASTIVPGDGHSGISRAGGRARALMRRATVALLIATAPGCAYDDLAAQQERISRAWSGVERELDRRGALLGDLLPVVRANAAKETALLSAAADARARMLAASARSERMEAASGLGETAIRLVALAAHHPALRDDPRFQSLARDVADTNRRLAAEEQRFNAAVRDYNGALDGFPTRLYAKLLGFEAAPYLHTATSAESGEADAAAPST, encoded by the coding sequence ATGGCGAGCACGATCGTGCCCGGCGACGGGCACAGCGGGATATCCCGGGCAGGTGGACGCGCGCGCGCACTGATGCGCCGCGCGACGGTGGCGCTGCTGATCGCGACGGCCCCGGGCTGTGCGTACGACGACCTCGCCGCGCAGCAGGAGCGCATCAGCCGGGCCTGGTCCGGCGTCGAGCGCGAGCTCGACCGACGTGGCGCGCTGCTGGGCGATCTGCTGCCCGTGGTGCGCGCGAACGCGGCCAAGGAGACGGCGCTGCTCTCGGCGGCGGCCGATGCTCGCGCACGCATGCTCGCCGCGAGCGCCCGCAGCGAGCGCATGGAGGCGGCCAGCGGCCTCGGCGAGACGGCGATCCGTCTCGTCGCCCTCGCCGCCCACCACCCGGCGCTGCGCGACGACCCCCGCTTCCAGAGCCTGGCGCGCGACGTCGCGGACACGAACCGCCGGCTCGCCGCCGAAGAGCAGCGCTTCAACGCCGCCGTCCGCGACTACAACGGCGCGCTCGACGGCTTCCCGACGCGCCTCTACGCCAAGCTCCTCGGCTTCGAAGCGGCGCCCTATCTCCACACCGCCACCTCGGCCGAATCCGGCGAGGCGGACGCCGCGGCGCCGAGCACCTGA
- the nuoL gene encoding NADH-quinone oxidoreductase subunit L, whose translation MVTATPTELLRWIVVLPFLGALWNLFLGRRLKGSVTLVGPGVLLGAFLVGVKAILDLHALGHDAALRDAVFTWIPASEFTAEAALWLDPLSAIMVMVITGIGFLIHVYSVGYMHDDADVARFFTYLNLFVTAMLILVLADNLLLLFVGWEGVGLCSYLLIGFWYDKEENAIAGKKAFIVNRVGDAGFLLGLFLLVQTVGTVDISSLPQHVDALRTATIGGVPVALAIGLLMFVGATGKSAQIPLYVWLPDAMAGPTPVSALIHAATMVTAGVYLIARMHVLYALAPAALEVVAIIGAFTALLAALIAITQTDIKKVLAYSTVSQLGYMFLGLGVGLPGAALFHVVTHAFFKGLLFLGAGSVIHGMGGEQDMRKMGGLRHHMPLTCLTMLAGTLAISGVPPLSGFFSKDEIIWGAVAGPHAQPWLGVIGYLVAFLTALYMGRLFCMTFLGTLRADEHTKHHLHESPAVMTLPLVVLALLSVGGGFIPIPAIVELVTGHPHGHAHAPLWALVLASGLAFGGLGLAYALYVVAPDAPVRLAANLGALYRLSLDKFRIDELYDRLIVRPLFAAAGFLASTIDQGLIDGAVNGSGSLVSEASRLVRRLQTGNVQHYAFSFLVGVVLLLGWMLR comes from the coding sequence ATGGTGACCGCCACTCCCACCGAGCTGCTGCGCTGGATCGTCGTCCTCCCGTTCCTCGGCGCGCTGTGGAACCTGTTCCTCGGCCGTCGGCTGAAAGGGTCGGTGACGCTGGTCGGACCGGGTGTTCTCCTGGGGGCGTTCCTCGTCGGCGTGAAGGCGATCCTCGACCTGCACGCCCTGGGGCACGACGCCGCGCTACGCGACGCCGTCTTCACCTGGATTCCCGCGTCCGAGTTCACCGCCGAGGCGGCGCTGTGGCTCGATCCGCTGTCGGCCATCATGGTGATGGTCATCACCGGGATCGGCTTCCTGATCCACGTCTACTCCGTCGGGTACATGCACGACGACGCCGACGTCGCGCGCTTCTTCACGTATCTGAACCTGTTCGTCACGGCGATGCTGATCCTGGTGCTCGCCGATAACCTTCTCCTGCTGTTCGTCGGCTGGGAAGGGGTGGGGCTCTGCTCCTACCTCCTCATCGGCTTCTGGTACGACAAGGAGGAGAATGCGATCGCCGGGAAGAAGGCGTTCATCGTCAACCGCGTCGGCGACGCGGGCTTCCTCCTCGGGCTGTTCCTCCTCGTGCAGACGGTCGGGACGGTCGACATCTCGTCGCTGCCGCAGCACGTCGACGCGCTCCGCACCGCGACCATCGGCGGGGTGCCGGTGGCGCTCGCGATCGGGCTCCTCATGTTCGTCGGCGCCACCGGCAAATCGGCGCAGATCCCGCTCTACGTCTGGCTGCCCGACGCCATGGCCGGCCCGACGCCCGTCTCGGCGCTGATCCACGCCGCCACCATGGTGACCGCGGGCGTCTACCTGATCGCCCGCATGCACGTGCTCTACGCGCTGGCGCCGGCGGCGCTCGAGGTGGTGGCGATCATCGGTGCGTTCACGGCGCTGCTCGCAGCGCTGATCGCGATCACCCAGACCGACATCAAGAAGGTCCTCGCGTACTCGACGGTCAGCCAGCTCGGCTACATGTTCCTCGGGCTGGGCGTCGGGCTGCCCGGCGCCGCGCTCTTCCACGTCGTCACGCACGCCTTCTTCAAGGGCCTCCTGTTCCTGGGCGCCGGCAGCGTGATCCACGGCATGGGCGGCGAGCAGGACATGCGCAAGATGGGCGGGCTGCGCCACCACATGCCGCTCACCTGCCTCACCATGCTGGCCGGGACGCTCGCGATCTCCGGCGTGCCGCCCCTCTCGGGCTTCTTCAGCAAGGACGAGATCATCTGGGGCGCGGTCGCGGGACCGCACGCGCAGCCCTGGCTCGGCGTGATCGGATACCTCGTCGCGTTCCTCACCGCCCTCTACATGGGCCGGCTCTTCTGCATGACCTTCCTCGGGACGCTGCGCGCCGACGAGCATACGAAGCACCATCTGCACGAGTCGCCGGCGGTGATGACGCTGCCCCTCGTCGTGCTGGCGCTGCTCTCCGTGGGCGGCGGCTTCATCCCGATCCCGGCGATCGTCGAGCTGGTGACGGGCCATCCGCACGGCCACGCGCACGCGCCGCTGTGGGCCCTCGTCCTCGCGAGCGGGCTCGCGTTCGGCGGGCTGGGTCTCGCGTATGCGCTCTACGTCGTCGCACCCGACGCGCCGGTGCGGCTCGCCGCGAACCTCGGGGCGCTCTACCGCCTGTCGCTGGACAAGTTCCGCATCGACGAGCTCTACGATCGCCTCATCGTGCGGCCCCTGTTCGCGGCGGCGGGCTTCCTCGCCTCGACGATCGATCAGGGGCTGATCGACGGGGCGGTCAACGGGAGCGGATCGTTGGTCTCCGAGGCGAGCCGCCTCGTGCGGCGGCTCCAGACCGGTAACGTCCAGCACTATGCGTTCTCGTTCCTGGTCGGCGTCGTGCTGCTGCTCGGGTGGATGCTCCGCTGA
- a CDS encoding MaoC family dehydratase, with translation MGRYLEDFRPGELIKHWPGRTIRDFDDTWFTLMTMNTNPLHFDEHFASQSQHGRCLVNGTLVFSLTVGMSVRDVSENAIANLEYEKVLHLAPTYHGDTIYAESEVLEVTPSSTRSDRGVVYVETRALNQRGERVLSLRRRVLVPRRPS, from the coding sequence ATGGGTCGATACTTGGAGGACTTCCGTCCCGGGGAGCTCATCAAGCATTGGCCCGGCCGGACGATCCGCGACTTCGACGATACCTGGTTCACCCTGATGACGATGAACACCAACCCGCTGCACTTCGACGAGCACTTCGCGAGTCAGAGTCAGCACGGGCGGTGTCTGGTGAACGGGACCCTGGTGTTCTCCCTCACGGTCGGCATGAGCGTGCGGGACGTCAGCGAGAACGCGATCGCCAATCTCGAGTACGAGAAGGTGCTGCACCTGGCGCCGACGTACCACGGGGACACGATCTACGCCGAGTCGGAGGTCCTCGAGGTCACGCCGTCGAGCACCCGATCGGACCGGGGCGTCGTCTACGTCGAGACGCGCGCCCTGAACCAGCGCGGCGAGCGCGTGCTGTCGCTCCGACGGCGCGTGCTGGTGCCCCGACGGCCGTCCTGA
- a CDS encoding alkaline phosphatase D family protein has product MSTLDAVSRLALTRPVSRRGFLRASAAASALAGLGWLPGPRAFAGTGSLFALGVASGDPAMRSVVLWTRLGRDPLAENGGMTAARVPVRWEVALDESFTRVVRKGKVLATAAGGYAVHAIPAGLRPDTWYFYRFIAEGETSRVGRTRTMPARNAAPGQLRFALVSCQDYQNGYFAAYRDIAEQDLDLVVHVGDYIYEYGANATAVRQHVGGETQTLADYRQRHALYKLDPQLQEAHARFPFLVTWDDHEVQNNYAGPFSETGIEAKAWAARRAAAYRAYWEHMPLRPSARPKKNGMTLYRQLDFGPLARIFMLDGRQYRTDQPCDAPSLDIAPTCPGDSSPDGTFLGARQEKFLLRGLERSRATWNVLAQQVMMMRGDLADAFGSSVPVFNMDAWDGYQAQRQRLLDFLARGKAANPIVLTGDIHSAWAADLKQDFLDPASPAVAAEFVTSSITSDFPAVFVDLIEANLGPNSKNPHIYYFDGRKHGYVRCTVTPGLWRSDYRTVESILDPNAAAQTAASWVVEAGVPGTKPA; this is encoded by the coding sequence ATGTCGACCCTCGATGCCGTCTCCCGCCTCGCCCTCACGCGTCCCGTCTCGCGTCGCGGCTTCCTGCGCGCCTCCGCCGCCGCCTCGGCGCTCGCGGGCCTCGGCTGGCTGCCCGGCCCGCGCGCCTTCGCCGGCACCGGCTCGTTGTTCGCGCTCGGGGTCGCGTCCGGCGACCCGGCGATGCGCTCCGTCGTCCTGTGGACGCGGCTCGGGCGCGACCCGCTCGCCGAGAACGGCGGCATGACCGCCGCCCGCGTCCCGGTGCGCTGGGAGGTCGCGCTCGACGAGAGCTTCACGCGCGTCGTGCGCAAGGGGAAGGTGCTCGCGACCGCGGCCGGCGGCTACGCGGTACACGCCATCCCGGCCGGCCTGCGGCCCGACACGTGGTATTTCTACCGCTTCATCGCCGAGGGCGAGACGAGCCGCGTGGGCCGCACCCGCACCATGCCGGCGCGCAACGCCGCCCCGGGGCAGCTGCGCTTCGCGCTCGTGTCCTGCCAGGACTACCAGAACGGCTACTTCGCCGCGTATCGCGACATCGCCGAGCAGGACCTCGACCTGGTCGTCCACGTCGGCGACTACATCTACGAGTACGGCGCGAATGCGACCGCGGTGCGCCAGCACGTCGGCGGCGAGACGCAGACCCTGGCCGACTATCGGCAGCGCCACGCGCTCTACAAGCTCGATCCCCAGCTCCAGGAGGCGCACGCGCGCTTTCCCTTCCTGGTCACGTGGGACGACCACGAGGTGCAGAACAACTACGCCGGCCCGTTCTCCGAGACGGGGATCGAGGCGAAGGCGTGGGCCGCGCGGCGCGCGGCGGCGTACCGCGCCTACTGGGAGCACATGCCGCTGCGGCCGTCGGCGCGCCCGAAGAAGAACGGCATGACGCTGTACCGCCAGCTCGACTTCGGTCCGCTGGCGCGCATCTTCATGCTCGACGGCCGCCAGTACCGCACCGATCAGCCCTGCGACGCGCCGTCGCTCGACATCGCGCCGACCTGCCCGGGCGACTCCTCGCCGGACGGCACCTTCCTCGGGGCCCGTCAGGAGAAGTTCCTCCTGCGCGGCCTCGAGCGGTCGCGCGCCACGTGGAACGTCCTCGCGCAGCAGGTGATGATGATGCGCGGCGATCTCGCCGACGCCTTCGGGTCGTCGGTGCCGGTCTTCAACATGGACGCCTGGGACGGCTACCAGGCCCAGCGCCAGCGCCTCCTCGACTTCCTGGCGCGGGGCAAGGCCGCGAACCCGATCGTCCTCACCGGCGACATCCACTCCGCCTGGGCGGCCGATCTGAAGCAGGACTTCCTCGACCCCGCGTCGCCGGCGGTGGCAGCGGAGTTCGTCACCTCCTCGATCACCTCCGACTTCCCCGCGGTGTTCGTCGATCTCATCGAGGCGAACCTCGGCCCGAACAGCAAGAACCCCCACATCTACTACTTCGACGGCCGCAAGCACGGGTACGTCCGCTGCACCGTGACGCCGGGCCTGTGGCGCTCGGACTACCGCACCGTCGAGTCGATCCTCGATCCGAACGCGGCCGCGCAGACCGCCGCGTCGTGGGTCGTCGAGGCGGGGGTGCCGGGGACGAAGCCGGCCTGA
- a CDS encoding NADH-quinone oxidoreductase subunit M, translating to MGLLSFVTWSPLIGAVLLALLPREPVRGVRRAALVFSLIPFVASLVMLARFQTGVADFQMVERLAWIPSWGIGYELGIDGISLFLVVLTTFLVPIVMLNAWGDVHKHVKEYFAFMLVLETGMIGALLALDLFLFYVFWEVMLVPMYFLIGLWGGEQRVYATMKFVLFTMAGSLLMLVAILYGAWQVKVATGAFGFSYEAFAALQLPLREQLLLFAAFGLAFAIKVPLFPLHTWLPDAHTQAPTGGSVILAGVMLKMGTYGFLRFAMPLFPAAVAEATPWIVWLSAIGIVYGALVATVQPDMKRLVAYSSVSHLGFVMLGMFALTPTAVAGSVYQMLNHGLSTGGLFLMVGMVYERRHTRKIADYGGLWAVVPRYAAVFLVVMFASAGLPGLNGFIGEFLVLVGTFPVHPWATAVATSGVILGALYLLWMYQRVIFGPVTHEENRKLTDLSPREVVVIAPVIAMCVFMGVYPRPFLERMQPSIDRVIARVQAASAAQAPPTVVADAAGETR from the coding sequence ATGGGCCTGCTCTCGTTCGTCACCTGGAGCCCGCTGATCGGTGCCGTCCTCCTCGCGCTCCTGCCGCGCGAGCCGGTGCGGGGCGTGCGGCGCGCCGCGCTGGTGTTCTCGTTGATCCCGTTCGTCGCGTCGCTGGTCATGCTGGCGCGCTTCCAGACGGGCGTCGCCGACTTCCAGATGGTGGAGCGCCTGGCGTGGATCCCGTCGTGGGGGATCGGCTACGAGCTGGGCATCGACGGCATCAGCCTGTTCCTCGTGGTGCTGACCACGTTCCTCGTCCCCATCGTGATGCTCAACGCGTGGGGCGACGTGCACAAGCACGTGAAGGAGTACTTCGCGTTCATGCTGGTCCTCGAGACCGGCATGATCGGCGCGCTCCTCGCACTCGACCTCTTCCTCTTCTACGTCTTCTGGGAGGTCATGCTCGTCCCGATGTACTTCCTCATCGGGCTCTGGGGCGGCGAGCAGCGCGTCTACGCGACGATGAAGTTCGTGCTCTTCACGATGGCGGGCAGCCTCCTCATGCTGGTCGCGATCCTCTACGGCGCCTGGCAGGTGAAGGTCGCAACGGGCGCGTTCGGCTTCTCCTACGAGGCCTTCGCGGCGCTCCAGCTGCCGCTGCGCGAGCAGCTGCTCCTGTTCGCGGCGTTCGGGCTCGCGTTCGCCATCAAGGTGCCGCTCTTCCCGCTGCACACCTGGCTGCCCGACGCGCATACGCAGGCGCCGACCGGCGGCTCGGTGATCCTCGCCGGCGTCATGCTGAAGATGGGGACCTACGGCTTCCTGCGCTTCGCGATGCCGCTGTTCCCCGCGGCGGTTGCCGAGGCGACGCCGTGGATCGTCTGGCTCTCCGCCATCGGCATCGTCTACGGCGCGCTCGTCGCCACCGTGCAGCCCGACATGAAGCGCCTGGTCGCCTACTCGTCGGTGTCGCATCTCGGCTTCGTCATGCTGGGCATGTTCGCGCTGACGCCGACGGCGGTCGCCGGCAGCGTCTACCAGATGCTGAACCACGGCCTTTCGACGGGCGGCCTCTTCCTCATGGTCGGCATGGTGTACGAGCGCCGGCACACCCGGAAGATCGCCGACTACGGCGGGCTCTGGGCCGTCGTGCCGCGCTACGCGGCGGTGTTCCTCGTCGTCATGTTCGCGTCGGCCGGGCTGCCGGGGCTGAACGGCTTCATCGGCGAGTTCCTCGTCCTCGTCGGCACGTTCCCGGTGCACCCGTGGGCGACGGCGGTGGCGACGAGCGGCGTCATCCTCGGCGCGCTCTATCTCCTGTGGATGTATCAGCGCGTGATCTTCGGGCCCGTCACCCACGAGGAGAATCGCAAGCTGACGGACCTGTCGCCGCGCGAGGTCGTGGTGATCGCGCCGGTGATCGCGATGTGCGTCTTCATGGGCGTCTATCCGAGGCCGTTCCTCGAGCGCATGCAGCCGTCCATCGACCGGGTGATCGCGCGCGTGCAGGCGGCCTCGGCGGCGCAGGCGCCGCCGACCGTGGTGGCGGACGCCGCCGGAGAGACGCGATGA